Below is a genomic region from Actinomyces weissii.
TCTCGATCAGGCCCAGGTTGTCGCGCAGCCACTGCACCAGGGACCCGGCCACGGCGATCGAGCCCTCCAGGGCGTAGACCGGCTTGGAGTCACCCAGCTGGTACAGGACCGTGGTCAGCAGGCCGTTGCTGGAGAAGATCGGCTCCTCGCCGGTGTTCATCAGCATGAAGCAGCCGGTGCCGTAGGTGTTCTTGGCCATGCCCTTCTCGAAGCAGGCCTGGCCGAAGGTGGCGGCCTGCTGGTCGCCCAGGATCCCGGAGATCGGGGTGTCGATCAGCAGCCCGTTCTTGCGGCCGTAGCCGTAGACCTCGGAGGAGGACTTGATCTGGGGCAGCATGGACATGGGGATGCCGAAGTCCTGGCAGATGTCCTCACGCCACTGCAGGGTGCGCACGTCCATGAGCAGCGTGCGGGAGGCGTTGGTGACGTCGGTGGCGTGCACGCCGCCGTTGACGCCGCCGGTCAGGTTCCACAGCACCCAGGTGTCGGGGGTGCCGAAGAGCAGGTCCCCGGCCTCGGCCTTGGCGCGGGCGCCCTCCACGTTGTCCAGGATCCACTTGACCTTGGTGGCTGACGGGTAGGTGGAGATGTTCTCGCCGGTGACCTGCCGGTAGCGCTCGGTGCCCAGGGGGTGCCCGGCGGCGATCTTCCGGGCGATGGCCCCGGTGCGCACGTCCTGCCAGACGATGGCGTTGTAGACGGGCTCACCCGTGTTCCTGTCCCACACGATGGTGGTCTCGCGCTGGTTGGTGATGCCGACGGCGGCCAGGGAGTGCCGGTTGATCTCCGCCTTCTGCAGGGCCTCGGCGACGACGGCGCGCACGGACTCCCAGATCTCCA
It encodes:
- the glpK gene encoding glycerol kinase GlpK, with protein sequence MTEHTEKKYVLAIDQGTTSSRAIVFNHAGEVVSIGQKEFTQIFPSPGWVEHDPVEIWESVRAVVAEALQKAEINRHSLAAVGITNQRETTIVWDRNTGEPVYNAIVWQDVRTGAIARKIAAGHPLGTERYRQVTGENISTYPSATKVKWILDNVEGARAKAEAGDLLFGTPDTWVLWNLTGGVNGGVHATDVTNASRTLLMDVRTLQWREDICQDFGIPMSMLPQIKSSSEVYGYGRKNGLLIDTPISGILGDQQAATFGQACFEKGMAKNTYGTGCFMLMNTGEEPIFSSNGLLTTVLYQLGDSKPVYALEGSIAVAGSLVQWLRDNLGLIEKSSDIGELARTVEDNGGVYFVPAFSGLFAPYWRDDARGAIVGLTRYVTKGHIARAVEESTAFQSAEVLEAMNADAGVPLKELKVDGGMTHDDLVMQFQADLCGVDVIQPVVAETTALGAAYAAGIAVGFWNGTDDVIANWQEGKRWKPSMDQAERDRTYRLWKKAVTRTFDWVDDDVD